From Tachysurus fulvidraco isolate hzauxx_2018 chromosome 10, HZAU_PFXX_2.0, whole genome shotgun sequence, one genomic window encodes:
- the agbl2 gene encoding cytosolic carboxypeptidase 2 isoform X4 — protein MQTSDDPYENFILQHLKHYGLFKGQRSTFLQKNVSAGRLWDIKHDSVAKDIHHSTADSTDMDEEQPQAHQGQFSFNMEKYLRTRQLLIDLDGGKPIPRLREPLDLFSIPSISRPFQGVCWPIECEVVCDKIHHIEWEPPEPEPFYQQTGYEQSPMPVGEEKGITIYCVDSATKMSCFTRSRVGGSRRHIKNFTSSADSQETPTLCFESRFESGNLQKAVKIGHYDYELTLRNDMYTTKHTQWFYFRVKNMKAGVTYRFTIINLMKSSSLYEAGMRPLLYSELGACRKGEGWYRTGNNIRYYRNESEKESHPLYSLTWTLEFPYENDTCYLAHCYPYTYSDLQHYLQGVASDPARAMYCKVRVLCRSLAGNSVYVLTITAPCGTWEERRNRQAVVVTARVHPGETNSSWMMQGFLEFLLGKSPDAHLLRETFVFKIVPMLNPDGVVVGNYRCSLTGRDMNRNYRTLLKESFPCVWYTRNMVKRLLAEREVVLYCDLHGHSRKNNVFMYGCTDRKDTSLHLQERVFPLMMSKNANDKFSFRSCKFKMQKGKEGTGRIVMWRLGIRNSYTMESTFGGSTLGGRRGTHFSVGDLKSMGYHLCDTLLDFCDPDQAKTENCLKELGVMLKQEIRRKLGREVDCLDGITDVDIESSTSGSNSTDSDGLPAHLLNRTDQDIKVKKKHLRSRKERNRLRQQGAVQQSAKSRTLHRDNKITDRITSNEDQVIERMQEKISPVKEGKNQKPNAQLVRINQSGKTWITHPIPRVSLVGHETFWEDKKDKNGLGYSPPLLDETGRLINHTRRQAQHHCVTAVPHRLSCLPIQQFPMLFNKDDKAHPGMRGRSAVSKIALHRVVAQEKMSTGAHGAYVLCIPHI, from the exons ATGcag ACTTCAGATGATCCCTATGAGAATTTCATTCTGCAGCATTTAAAGCATTATGGACTTTTTAAAG GCCAGAGATCCACGTTTCTGCAGAAAAATGTTTCAGCAGGCAGACTATGGGACATCAAGCACGATTCTGTGGCCAAAGATATTCACCATTCAACTGCTGACAGCACAGACATGGATGAGGAACAACCACAGGCACATCAGGGACAAT TCTCTTTCAACATGGAGAAATATCTTAGGACCAGGCAGCTACTAATTGACCTTGATGGTGGAAAACCAATCCCACGCCTGAGGGAACCACTCGACCTCTTTTCTATCCCTTCCATTTCCCGTCCCTTCCAGGGTGTTTGCTGGCCAATTGAATGTGAAGTTGTCTGTGATAAAATCCATCATATTG AATGGGAGCCTCCAGAACCAGAACCATTTTATCAACAGACAGGTTATGAACAATCCCCTATGCCAGtaggagaagaaaaaggaatCACCATTTATTGTGTAGACTCTG CTACAAAAATGTCCTGCTTCACTCGTTCACGTGTTGGGGGCAGCAGGAGGCATATAAAGAATTTCACATCTTCTGCCGACAGCCAAGAGACACCGACCCTGTGTTTTGAGTCAAGATTCGAAAGTGGTAATCTTCAAAAAGCAGTTAAAAT tggCCATTATGATTATGAGCTCACTTTGCGCAATGACATGTACACCACAAAGCACACACAGTGGTTCTACTTCCGTGTGAAGAACATGAAGGCTGGTGTCACGTACCGTTTCACGATTATCAACCTGATGAAATCCAGCAGTCTGTATGAAGCTGGTATGCGCCCACTGCTGTACTCTGAGCTTGGTGCCTGCCGCAAGGGAGAGGGTTGGTATCGTACAGGCAACAACATACG GTATTACCGGAAtgagagtgaaaaagagagcCATCCACTCTACTCACTCACCTGGACACTGGAGTTTCCTTATGAAAATGATACCTGCTACTTAGCTCACTGCTACCCATACACATACTCGGACCTACAACACTATCTGCAAGGTGTGGCTTCAGACCCAGCTCGGGCGATGTACTGTAAAGTGCGTGTACTATGTCGAAGCTTGGCAGGAAATTCTGTATATGTCCTGACTATTACTGCACCATGTGGCACTTGGGAAGAGCGAAGAAACAGGCAAGCAGTGGTAGTAACAGCACGGGTGCATCCAGGAGAAACAAACAGCTCATGGATGATGCAAGGCTTCTTGGAATTTCTGTTGGGTAAATCACCCGATGCGCATCTATTGAGGGAAACTTTTGTTTTCAAG ATAGTGCCAATGCTGAACCCTGATGGAGTGGTGGTTGGAAATTACCGCTGCTCTCTAACAGGCCGTGATATGAACCGCAACTATCGTACTCTACTTAAGGAGTCATTCCCATGTGTATGGTACACTCGCAACATGGTGAAACG GTTGCTTGCTGAGAGAGAAGTGGTGCTATACTGTGACCTTCATGGCCACAGCAGAAAAAACAATGTATTCATGTATGGTTGCACTGACCGTAAGGATACCTCACTACATCTTCAAGAGAGAGTCTTTCCTCTGATGATGAGCAAAAATGCCAATGACAAG TTCTCTTTCAGGAGTTGTAAGTTTAAGATGCAGAAAGGGAAAGAAGGCACTGGTCGCATTGTAATGTGGAGGCTTGGGATCAGAAACAGCTATACTATGGAGTCCACCTTTGGAGGCTCCACTTTAG GAGGCAGAAGAGGAACTCATTTCTCAGTGGGGGACCTGAAGTCTATGGGCTACCATTTATGTGATACCCTCCTTGACTTCTGTGACCCAGACCAAGCcaag actgaaAATTGTCTAAAGGAACTTGGGGTTATGCTGAAGCAGGAGATCAGGCGGAAGCTGGGCAGGGAGGTGGATTGCCTGGATGGCATTACTGATGTGGACATTGAGTCCAG TACAAGTGGATCAAATAGCACAGACTCAGATGGTCTGCCTGCTCATCTTTTAAACCGCACAGACCAG GATATAAAAGTCAAGAAGAAGCATTTACGGAgcagaaaagaaaggaatagATTAAGACAGCAGGGGGCTGTGCAACAGAGTGCAAAATCCAGGACCCTTCACAGAGACAACAAAATCACA GATAGAATAACATCAAATGAAGATCAAGTGATTGAAAGAATGCAAGAGAAAATCAGTCCAGTGAAAGAGGGGAAGAACCAGAAACCAAAT GCACAGTTAGTGAGGATTAATCAGTCTGGAAAGACCTGGATCACACATCCTATTCCACGTGTCAGTCTTGTTGGTCATGAGACTTTTTGGGAGGACAAGAAAGACAAG AATGGCTTAGGTTACTCTCCTCCCTTATTAGATGAAACGGGAAGGTTAATAAATCACACCCGGAGGCAAGCACAGCACCACTGTGTCACTGCAGTTCCCCACAGATTATCATGTCTGCCTATTCAGCAGTTCCCCATGCTTTTCAACAAGGATGACAAAGCACACCCGGGAATGAGAG GAAGGTCCGCCGTTTCAAAAATTGCACTGCATAG GGTTGTTGCTCAGGAAAAAATGTCTACTGGGGCACATGGGGCATATGTCCTCTGCATTCCACACATATGA
- the agbl2 gene encoding cytosolic carboxypeptidase 2 isoform X2, with the protein MQTSDDPYENFILQHLKHYGLFKGQRSTFLQKNVSAGRLWDIKHDSVAKDIHHSTADSTDMDEEQPQAHQGQFSFNMEKYLRTRQLLIDLDGGKPIPRLREPLDLFSIPSISRPFQGVCWPIECEVVCDKIHHIEWEPPEPEPFYQQTGYEQSPMPVGEEKGITIYCVDSATKMSCFTRSRVGGSRRHIKNFTSSADSQETPTLCFESRFESGNLQKAVKIGHYDYELTLRNDMYTTKHTQWFYFRVKNMKAGVTYRFTIINLMKSSSLYEAGMRPLLYSELGACRKGEGWYRTGNNIRYYRNESEKESHPLYSLTWTLEFPYENDTCYLAHCYPYTYSDLQHYLQGVASDPARAMYCKVRVLCRSLAGNSVYVLTITAPCGTWEERRNRQAVVVTARVHPGETNSSWMMQGFLEFLLGKSPDAHLLRETFVFKIVPMLNPDGVVVGNYRCSLTGRDMNRNYRTLLKESFPCVWYTRNMVKRLLAEREVVLYCDLHGHSRKNNVFMYGCTDRKDTSLHLQERVFPLMMSKNANDKFSFRSCKFKMQKGKEGTGRIVMWRLGIRNSYTMESTFGGSTLGGRRGTHFSVGDLKSMGYHLCDTLLDFCDPDQAKTENCLKELGVMLKQEIRRKLGREVDCLDGITDVDIESSTSGSNSTDSDGLPAHLLNRTDQDIKVKKKHLRSRKERNRLRQQGAVQQSAKSRTLHRDNKITDRITSNEDQVIERMQEKISPVKEGKNQKPNAQLVRINQSGKTWITHPIPRVSLVGHETFWEDKKDKNGLGYSPPLLDETGRLINHTRRQAQHHCVTAVPHRLSCLPIQQFPMLFNKDDKAHPGMRGRSAVSKIALHRVVPEFISVKELELNRSAYSSPAHTLNQYNIRQKRTPQSTKVSLESYIPEIPNTMGTPRTNHKRNVLGQAVLGTEQSREAEQLNKQERGNYSFFPDLRSINRPRKRNMRSFDVQAGLRALRLETLSGGHEDAASSGSWSSEEGCMLPISWKQNKYMPQAHKATSS; encoded by the exons ATGcag ACTTCAGATGATCCCTATGAGAATTTCATTCTGCAGCATTTAAAGCATTATGGACTTTTTAAAG GCCAGAGATCCACGTTTCTGCAGAAAAATGTTTCAGCAGGCAGACTATGGGACATCAAGCACGATTCTGTGGCCAAAGATATTCACCATTCAACTGCTGACAGCACAGACATGGATGAGGAACAACCACAGGCACATCAGGGACAAT TCTCTTTCAACATGGAGAAATATCTTAGGACCAGGCAGCTACTAATTGACCTTGATGGTGGAAAACCAATCCCACGCCTGAGGGAACCACTCGACCTCTTTTCTATCCCTTCCATTTCCCGTCCCTTCCAGGGTGTTTGCTGGCCAATTGAATGTGAAGTTGTCTGTGATAAAATCCATCATATTG AATGGGAGCCTCCAGAACCAGAACCATTTTATCAACAGACAGGTTATGAACAATCCCCTATGCCAGtaggagaagaaaaaggaatCACCATTTATTGTGTAGACTCTG CTACAAAAATGTCCTGCTTCACTCGTTCACGTGTTGGGGGCAGCAGGAGGCATATAAAGAATTTCACATCTTCTGCCGACAGCCAAGAGACACCGACCCTGTGTTTTGAGTCAAGATTCGAAAGTGGTAATCTTCAAAAAGCAGTTAAAAT tggCCATTATGATTATGAGCTCACTTTGCGCAATGACATGTACACCACAAAGCACACACAGTGGTTCTACTTCCGTGTGAAGAACATGAAGGCTGGTGTCACGTACCGTTTCACGATTATCAACCTGATGAAATCCAGCAGTCTGTATGAAGCTGGTATGCGCCCACTGCTGTACTCTGAGCTTGGTGCCTGCCGCAAGGGAGAGGGTTGGTATCGTACAGGCAACAACATACG GTATTACCGGAAtgagagtgaaaaagagagcCATCCACTCTACTCACTCACCTGGACACTGGAGTTTCCTTATGAAAATGATACCTGCTACTTAGCTCACTGCTACCCATACACATACTCGGACCTACAACACTATCTGCAAGGTGTGGCTTCAGACCCAGCTCGGGCGATGTACTGTAAAGTGCGTGTACTATGTCGAAGCTTGGCAGGAAATTCTGTATATGTCCTGACTATTACTGCACCATGTGGCACTTGGGAAGAGCGAAGAAACAGGCAAGCAGTGGTAGTAACAGCACGGGTGCATCCAGGAGAAACAAACAGCTCATGGATGATGCAAGGCTTCTTGGAATTTCTGTTGGGTAAATCACCCGATGCGCATCTATTGAGGGAAACTTTTGTTTTCAAG ATAGTGCCAATGCTGAACCCTGATGGAGTGGTGGTTGGAAATTACCGCTGCTCTCTAACAGGCCGTGATATGAACCGCAACTATCGTACTCTACTTAAGGAGTCATTCCCATGTGTATGGTACACTCGCAACATGGTGAAACG GTTGCTTGCTGAGAGAGAAGTGGTGCTATACTGTGACCTTCATGGCCACAGCAGAAAAAACAATGTATTCATGTATGGTTGCACTGACCGTAAGGATACCTCACTACATCTTCAAGAGAGAGTCTTTCCTCTGATGATGAGCAAAAATGCCAATGACAAG TTCTCTTTCAGGAGTTGTAAGTTTAAGATGCAGAAAGGGAAAGAAGGCACTGGTCGCATTGTAATGTGGAGGCTTGGGATCAGAAACAGCTATACTATGGAGTCCACCTTTGGAGGCTCCACTTTAG GAGGCAGAAGAGGAACTCATTTCTCAGTGGGGGACCTGAAGTCTATGGGCTACCATTTATGTGATACCCTCCTTGACTTCTGTGACCCAGACCAAGCcaag actgaaAATTGTCTAAAGGAACTTGGGGTTATGCTGAAGCAGGAGATCAGGCGGAAGCTGGGCAGGGAGGTGGATTGCCTGGATGGCATTACTGATGTGGACATTGAGTCCAG TACAAGTGGATCAAATAGCACAGACTCAGATGGTCTGCCTGCTCATCTTTTAAACCGCACAGACCAG GATATAAAAGTCAAGAAGAAGCATTTACGGAgcagaaaagaaaggaatagATTAAGACAGCAGGGGGCTGTGCAACAGAGTGCAAAATCCAGGACCCTTCACAGAGACAACAAAATCACA GATAGAATAACATCAAATGAAGATCAAGTGATTGAAAGAATGCAAGAGAAAATCAGTCCAGTGAAAGAGGGGAAGAACCAGAAACCAAAT GCACAGTTAGTGAGGATTAATCAGTCTGGAAAGACCTGGATCACACATCCTATTCCACGTGTCAGTCTTGTTGGTCATGAGACTTTTTGGGAGGACAAGAAAGACAAG AATGGCTTAGGTTACTCTCCTCCCTTATTAGATGAAACGGGAAGGTTAATAAATCACACCCGGAGGCAAGCACAGCACCACTGTGTCACTGCAGTTCCCCACAGATTATCATGTCTGCCTATTCAGCAGTTCCCCATGCTTTTCAACAAGGATGACAAAGCACACCCGGGAATGAGAG GAAGGTCCGCCGTTTCAAAAATTGCACTGCATAG GGTTGTTCCTGAGTTCATATCTGTTAAAGAACTAGAGCTCAACCGCTCAGCCTACTCCTCCCCGGCCCACACGCTCAACCAGTACAATATCAGGCAGAAAAGAACACCACAGTCAACCAAAGTTTCACTTGAATCCTACATACCTGAAATACCAAACACTATGGGCACTCCGAGGACCAATCATAAAAGAAATGTTCTGG
- the agbl2 gene encoding cytosolic carboxypeptidase 2 isoform X1, with amino-acid sequence MQTSDDPYENFILQHLKHYGLFKGQRSTFLQKNVSAGRLWDIKHDSVAKDIHHSTADSTDMDEEQPQAHQGQFSFNMEKYLRTRQLLIDLDGGKPIPRLREPLDLFSIPSISRPFQGVCWPIECEVVCDKIHHIEWEPPEPEPFYQQTGYEQSPMPVGEEKGITIYCVDSATKMSCFTRSRVGGSRRHIKNFTSSADSQETPTLCFESRFESGNLQKAVKIGHYDYELTLRNDMYTTKHTQWFYFRVKNMKAGVTYRFTIINLMKSSSLYEAGMRPLLYSELGACRKGEGWYRTGNNIRYYRNESEKESHPLYSLTWTLEFPYENDTCYLAHCYPYTYSDLQHYLQGVASDPARAMYCKVRVLCRSLAGNSVYVLTITAPCGTWEERRNRQAVVVTARVHPGETNSSWMMQGFLEFLLGKSPDAHLLRETFVFKIVPMLNPDGVVVGNYRCSLTGRDMNRNYRTLLKESFPCVWYTRNMVKRLLAEREVVLYCDLHGHSRKNNVFMYGCTDRKDTSLHLQERVFPLMMSKNANDKFSFRSCKFKMQKGKEGTGRIVMWRLGIRNSYTMESTFGGSTLGGRRGTHFSVGDLKSMGYHLCDTLLDFCDPDQAKTENCLKELGVMLKQEIRRKLGREVDCLDGITDVDIESSTSGSNSTDSDGLPAHLLNRTDQDIKVKKKHLRSRKERNRLRQQGAVQQSAKSRTLHRDNKITDRITSNEDQVIERMQEKISPVKEGKNQKPNAQLVRINQSGKTWITHPIPRVSLVGHETFWEDKKDKNGLGYSPPLLDETGRLINHTRRQAQHHCVTAVPHRLSCLPIQQFPMLFNKDDKAHPGMRGRSAVSKIALHRVVPEFISVKELELNRSAYSSPAHTLNQYNIRQKRTPQSTKVSLESYIPEIPNTMGTPRTNHKRNVLAGQAVLGTEQSREAEQLNKQERGNYSFFPDLRSINRPRKRNMRSFDVQAGLRALRLETLSGGHEDAASSGSWSSEEGCMLPISWKQNKYMPQAHKATSS; translated from the exons ATGcag ACTTCAGATGATCCCTATGAGAATTTCATTCTGCAGCATTTAAAGCATTATGGACTTTTTAAAG GCCAGAGATCCACGTTTCTGCAGAAAAATGTTTCAGCAGGCAGACTATGGGACATCAAGCACGATTCTGTGGCCAAAGATATTCACCATTCAACTGCTGACAGCACAGACATGGATGAGGAACAACCACAGGCACATCAGGGACAAT TCTCTTTCAACATGGAGAAATATCTTAGGACCAGGCAGCTACTAATTGACCTTGATGGTGGAAAACCAATCCCACGCCTGAGGGAACCACTCGACCTCTTTTCTATCCCTTCCATTTCCCGTCCCTTCCAGGGTGTTTGCTGGCCAATTGAATGTGAAGTTGTCTGTGATAAAATCCATCATATTG AATGGGAGCCTCCAGAACCAGAACCATTTTATCAACAGACAGGTTATGAACAATCCCCTATGCCAGtaggagaagaaaaaggaatCACCATTTATTGTGTAGACTCTG CTACAAAAATGTCCTGCTTCACTCGTTCACGTGTTGGGGGCAGCAGGAGGCATATAAAGAATTTCACATCTTCTGCCGACAGCCAAGAGACACCGACCCTGTGTTTTGAGTCAAGATTCGAAAGTGGTAATCTTCAAAAAGCAGTTAAAAT tggCCATTATGATTATGAGCTCACTTTGCGCAATGACATGTACACCACAAAGCACACACAGTGGTTCTACTTCCGTGTGAAGAACATGAAGGCTGGTGTCACGTACCGTTTCACGATTATCAACCTGATGAAATCCAGCAGTCTGTATGAAGCTGGTATGCGCCCACTGCTGTACTCTGAGCTTGGTGCCTGCCGCAAGGGAGAGGGTTGGTATCGTACAGGCAACAACATACG GTATTACCGGAAtgagagtgaaaaagagagcCATCCACTCTACTCACTCACCTGGACACTGGAGTTTCCTTATGAAAATGATACCTGCTACTTAGCTCACTGCTACCCATACACATACTCGGACCTACAACACTATCTGCAAGGTGTGGCTTCAGACCCAGCTCGGGCGATGTACTGTAAAGTGCGTGTACTATGTCGAAGCTTGGCAGGAAATTCTGTATATGTCCTGACTATTACTGCACCATGTGGCACTTGGGAAGAGCGAAGAAACAGGCAAGCAGTGGTAGTAACAGCACGGGTGCATCCAGGAGAAACAAACAGCTCATGGATGATGCAAGGCTTCTTGGAATTTCTGTTGGGTAAATCACCCGATGCGCATCTATTGAGGGAAACTTTTGTTTTCAAG ATAGTGCCAATGCTGAACCCTGATGGAGTGGTGGTTGGAAATTACCGCTGCTCTCTAACAGGCCGTGATATGAACCGCAACTATCGTACTCTACTTAAGGAGTCATTCCCATGTGTATGGTACACTCGCAACATGGTGAAACG GTTGCTTGCTGAGAGAGAAGTGGTGCTATACTGTGACCTTCATGGCCACAGCAGAAAAAACAATGTATTCATGTATGGTTGCACTGACCGTAAGGATACCTCACTACATCTTCAAGAGAGAGTCTTTCCTCTGATGATGAGCAAAAATGCCAATGACAAG TTCTCTTTCAGGAGTTGTAAGTTTAAGATGCAGAAAGGGAAAGAAGGCACTGGTCGCATTGTAATGTGGAGGCTTGGGATCAGAAACAGCTATACTATGGAGTCCACCTTTGGAGGCTCCACTTTAG GAGGCAGAAGAGGAACTCATTTCTCAGTGGGGGACCTGAAGTCTATGGGCTACCATTTATGTGATACCCTCCTTGACTTCTGTGACCCAGACCAAGCcaag actgaaAATTGTCTAAAGGAACTTGGGGTTATGCTGAAGCAGGAGATCAGGCGGAAGCTGGGCAGGGAGGTGGATTGCCTGGATGGCATTACTGATGTGGACATTGAGTCCAG TACAAGTGGATCAAATAGCACAGACTCAGATGGTCTGCCTGCTCATCTTTTAAACCGCACAGACCAG GATATAAAAGTCAAGAAGAAGCATTTACGGAgcagaaaagaaaggaatagATTAAGACAGCAGGGGGCTGTGCAACAGAGTGCAAAATCCAGGACCCTTCACAGAGACAACAAAATCACA GATAGAATAACATCAAATGAAGATCAAGTGATTGAAAGAATGCAAGAGAAAATCAGTCCAGTGAAAGAGGGGAAGAACCAGAAACCAAAT GCACAGTTAGTGAGGATTAATCAGTCTGGAAAGACCTGGATCACACATCCTATTCCACGTGTCAGTCTTGTTGGTCATGAGACTTTTTGGGAGGACAAGAAAGACAAG AATGGCTTAGGTTACTCTCCTCCCTTATTAGATGAAACGGGAAGGTTAATAAATCACACCCGGAGGCAAGCACAGCACCACTGTGTCACTGCAGTTCCCCACAGATTATCATGTCTGCCTATTCAGCAGTTCCCCATGCTTTTCAACAAGGATGACAAAGCACACCCGGGAATGAGAG GAAGGTCCGCCGTTTCAAAAATTGCACTGCATAG GGTTGTTCCTGAGTTCATATCTGTTAAAGAACTAGAGCTCAACCGCTCAGCCTACTCCTCCCCGGCCCACACGCTCAACCAGTACAATATCAGGCAGAAAAGAACACCACAGTCAACCAAAGTTTCACTTGAATCCTACATACCTGAAATACCAAACACTATGGGCACTCCGAGGACCAATCATAAAAGAAATGTTCTGG